The following is a genomic window from Sulfitobacter pontiacus.
TGCGTGGCGCGGTTCTTTCGGCCTTTTTCGGGATGGTTTTGACCTTTGCGACGGCGCTTGGTGCCACGGCGCAGCAGGCGGATATCGAAAGCACGATCAGCGGCCAGTTCGAGGCTTTCAAAGCAGATGATTTCGAGGGTGCCTTCGCTTATGCGAGCCCCAATCTGCAGATGATGTTTCAGTCTTCGGAAAATTTTAAACGTATGGTGACCACGGGCTATCCGATGGTCTGGAAACACGCCGAGGTGCGGTTTCTGG
Proteins encoded in this region:
- a CDS encoding DUF4864 domain-containing protein; this translates as MRGAVLSAFFGMVLTFATALGATAQQADIESTISGQFEAFKADDFEGAFAYASPNLQMMFQSSENFKRMVTTGYPMVWKHAEVRFLDLREIAGAQWQKVQVTDLKGFTYLLDYQMVETPEGWRIAAVQLLDAPSVSA